The Glycine soja cultivar W05 chromosome 8, ASM419377v2, whole genome shotgun sequence genome has a window encoding:
- the LOC114421981 gene encoding uncharacterized protein LOC114421981: protein MALLHKLAPFTSLYTNTPHSPPPRRHVIISFSVSPFTEKHSTERYQRDQWVYQSTTQEGQPQTTPFPPLPCDSASLRDDDIALQLPELKKLLQVLREKRECINGEGCEPGNVFLVGTGPGDPELLTLKAVRVIKSADLLLYDRLVSNDVLDLVGPGARLLYVGKTAGYHSRTQEEIHELLLSFAEAGATVVRLKGGDPLVFGRGGEEMDFLQQQGIQVKVIPGITAASGIAAELGIPLTHRGIANSVRFLTGHSRKGGSDPLFVSENAADPDSTLVVYMGLVTFPSLAQKLMHHGLSPQTPAAAIERGTTLHQRTVFAELKDLHEKITSAQLVSPTLIIIGKVVELSPFWPIPTKEESCLMQA, encoded by the exons ATGGCTCTCCTCCACAAGCTCGCACCTTTCACCTCTCTCTACACCAATACCCCCCATTCCCCACCACCCCGCCGCCACGTCATCATCTCCTTCTCCGTCTCACCCTTCACCGAGAAGCACTCCACAGAGCGCTACCAGAGGGACCAATGGGTCTACCAGAGCACCACTCAAGAGGGTCAACCTCAAACGACGCCGTTTCCTCCTCTCCCGTGCGATTCAGCGTCCTTAAGAGACGACGACATAGCGTTGCAGCTGCCAGAGCTGAAGAAGCTGCTTCAGGTTCTGAGGGAGAAGAGGGAGTGTATCAATGGAGAGGGTTGTGAGCCGGGGAATGTGTTCTTGGTGGGAACGGGACCTGGGGACCCTGAGCTTCTCACTCTCAAGGCTGTGAGAGTCATCAAGAGTGCTGATCTTTTGCTCTATGAcag GTTGGTGTCCAATGATGTGCTGGATTTGGTTGGCCCCGGTGCTAGGCTTCTCTATGTGGGCAAGACTGCTGGGTATCATAGCAGAACACAG GAGGAAATACATGAGCTTCTTTTGAGTTTTGCAGAAGCTGGGGCAACTGTTGTGAGACTTAAAGGGGGTGATCCATTG GTGTTTGGCAGGGGTGGGGAGGAAATGGATTTTTTGCAACAGCAAGGTATCCAAGTGAAAGTTATTCCAG GTATAACTGCTGCATCTGGAATAGCAGCAGAGCTTGGAATTCCATTAACTCACCGTGGCATTGCAAATAGTGTGAGATTCCTCACAGGGCATTCAAGGAAAGGAGGATCCGATCCTCTCTTTGTATCGGAAAATGCTGCTGATCCGGATTCTACCTTGGTGGTTTACATGGGCTTGGTGACCTTCCCTTCACTTGCACAGAAGCTAATGCATCATGGTCTGTCCCCTCAGACCCCAGCTGCAGCCATTGAGCGAGGAACCACACTTCATCAGCGCACG GTGTTTGCTGAACTAAAGGACCTTCACGAGAAAATTACATCTGCTCAGCTGGTGTCACCAACGCTGATTATTATAGGAAAAGTTGTTGAACTATCACCATTTTGGCCAATTCCTACAAAAGAAGAATCATGTTTAATGCAGGCATGA